Proteins from a genomic interval of Persephonella sp.:
- the sfsA gene encoding DNA/RNA nuclease SfsA, with the protein MEEAEFIERPNRFVGLCRINGSIKRCHIADSGRLKEILTEGRKLLVVKNPEGMKTDYKILAARMEEGWILLNTSIHSKIGKKAIEKGVLGFKPKKIRSEVKYGNSRIDFLVDENILIELKGSNLLVGRKCLFPDAPTSRGKRHLEELIKAVKEGYQAFILIMVLRDCSCFETNKRLDPAFSDTFAKALKEGVKFAGFKVEIDKDLNLVLKGKIGLCR; encoded by the coding sequence TTGGAAGAGGCTGAATTTATAGAAAGACCTAACAGATTTGTTGGTCTTTGCAGGATAAACGGTTCAATCAAAAGATGCCATATTGCTGATTCTGGAAGGCTAAAGGAGATACTAACAGAAGGAAGAAAACTCCTTGTTGTTAAAAACCCTGAAGGTATGAAAACAGATTACAAAATCCTGGCAGCAAGAATGGAAGAAGGCTGGATTCTCCTCAACACTTCAATTCACTCAAAAATAGGAAAGAAAGCTATAGAAAAGGGAGTATTAGGCTTTAAACCTAAAAAAATCAGGTCTGAAGTAAAATACGGAAACAGCAGGATTGATTTTCTTGTTGATGAAAATATCCTGATTGAGCTGAAAGGAAGCAATCTTTTAGTGGGAAGAAAATGTCTTTTTCCTGATGCCCCTACTTCAAGGGGAAAAAGGCATCTTGAGGAGCTTATAAAAGCTGTAAAAGAGGGTTATCAGGCTTTTATTCTAATTATGGTGCTGAGAGACTGCAGTTGTTTTGAAACAAACAAAAGACTTGATCCGGCTTTTTCAGATACATTTGCGAAAGCCCTGAAGGAAGGGGTAAAATTTGCAGGATTCAAGGTAGAAATAGACAAAGATCTGAATCTGGTTCTGAAAGGAAAAATCGGTCTTTGCAGGTGA
- a CDS encoding ubiquinone/menaquinone biosynthesis methyltransferase, with product MRKSKRFKVIKTFDAIADRYILANHVLSFWQDVCWRKSFFNHISDSLEKREIFLDVATGTGENFRYCPCDFKLRVGIDPSRNMLKIAKNRYPDAVFLEGIAEELPIKNSSVDLIAVSFGVRNFEDRIRAFGEFSRVLKVGGVLGILEFFPMENGSFINKAASMYIHHIIPYLGGAITGNFKAYRYLSTSIKNFILPGMMKVELESKGFKVVKIDRLFPNVYIFVAKKV from the coding sequence ATGAGGAAATCAAAGAGATTTAAGGTTATAAAAACGTTTGACGCCATAGCTGACAGATACATTTTGGCAAATCATGTTCTCAGTTTCTGGCAGGATGTATGCTGGAGAAAAAGTTTTTTTAATCATATCTCTGACAGCCTTGAAAAAAGAGAAATATTTCTTGATGTTGCAACAGGAACAGGAGAAAACTTCAGGTACTGTCCCTGTGATTTTAAGCTGAGGGTAGGGATTGATCCTTCAAGAAATATGTTAAAGATAGCAAAAAACAGGTATCCTGATGCTGTTTTTTTAGAAGGTATAGCTGAAGAACTTCCCATAAAAAACAGCAGTGTGGATCTTATAGCTGTTTCTTTTGGTGTAAGAAACTTTGAGGACAGAATAAGGGCTTTTGGTGAGTTTTCAAGGGTTTTGAAGGTAGGGGGAGTTCTTGGGATACTTGAGTTTTTTCCAATGGAAAATGGGAGCTTTATAAACAAAGCGGCATCTATGTATATACACCACATAATCCCCTATTTGGGAGGTGCTATAACAGGTAACTTCAAGGCTTACCGTTATTTATCAACATCAATAAAGAATTTTATCCTTCCAGGAATGATGAAGGTTGAGCTTGAAAGTAAAGGGTTTAAGGTGGTAAAAATAGACAGACTTTTTCCTAATGTTTATATATTTGTAGCAAAAAAGGTTTAG
- the hisC gene encoding histidinol-phosphate transaminase, with amino-acid sequence MFLDRLKNFKSYKTEITPCRVKLSSNENPYDFPAWLKEKIGKAVKDIPLNRYPDPQSHELKEAVADFYGVSPENLVLGNGSDELIHLLITVVGQIDRPVMYPIPTFPMYQVSADVIGRPKSEFPLDKNFQLDKKEIDRALESKPQLAFFASPNNPTGNSFERDLILYTAEKGVFTAVDEAYIHFSDKKDFLDEAVSSDRIVVIRTMSKIGLAGIRLGVLVANKEVASLLDRARQPFNITFPTQVIGKIVLTDGREIIKNQIQKIVSERKRVMEQLKTVKEITVFPSDANFFLIKVPDGNKVHRMLIEEGVLVRNMSHLPMMENCLRVSVGKPEENDEFIKAIKNVMEKI; translated from the coding sequence ATGTTTTTAGATAGATTAAAAAACTTTAAAAGTTACAAGACAGAAATAACCCCCTGCAGGGTTAAACTTTCTTCAAATGAAAATCCTTATGATTTTCCAGCCTGGTTAAAAGAGAAGATCGGTAAAGCTGTGAAGGATATCCCCCTGAACAGATATCCTGATCCCCAGTCCCATGAGCTAAAAGAAGCAGTAGCAGACTTTTACGGGGTCAGCCCAGAAAACCTCGTTCTTGGAAACGGGTCTGATGAACTTATACATCTCCTTATTACAGTGGTTGGGCAGATTGACAGACCTGTAATGTACCCGATTCCCACATTCCCAATGTATCAGGTTTCTGCAGATGTGATTGGAAGACCTAAATCTGAGTTCCCTCTGGATAAAAACTTTCAGCTTGACAAAAAAGAGATAGACAGAGCTCTTGAAAGTAAACCCCAGCTTGCATTTTTCGCTTCCCCAAACAATCCTACCGGTAACAGTTTTGAAAGGGATCTTATACTTTATACAGCGGAAAAGGGAGTTTTTACGGCTGTTGATGAGGCTTACATACATTTTTCCGACAAAAAAGATTTTTTAGACGAGGCTGTAAGCTCTGACAGGATTGTTGTTATCAGAACAATGTCAAAAATCGGTCTTGCTGGAATAAGACTGGGTGTTCTTGTAGCAAATAAAGAGGTAGCCTCCCTGTTGGACAGAGCAAGACAGCCGTTTAATATAACATTCCCTACCCAGGTAATCGGCAAAATAGTTCTTACAGATGGAAGGGAGATCATAAAAAACCAGATACAAAAGATAGTGTCAGAGAGAAAAAGGGTTATGGAGCAGTTAAAAACCGTAAAGGAAATAACAGTATTTCCTTCTGATGCGAATTTCTTTTTGATAAAAGTTCCAGACGGAAACAAAGTCCACAGAATGCTTATTGAAGAAGGTGTCCTTGTGAGAAATATGTCCCACCTTCCGATGATGGAAAACTGCCTGAGGGTATCAGTGGGAAAACCAGAAGAAAATGATGAATTTATCAAAGCCATAAAAAATGTTATGGAAAAGATCTAA
- a CDS encoding OmpP1/FadL family transporter — MKKISLTLTGLFVFATAYGAAYKIPEQSTRSMGTSAAYFAGADSADTAYYNPAGMVWIEDKDKTLMELGAKYIFLPRINFYGVARDPLGSTPPVTNAKTLKEEFVVPYFHFILPAGDRTRFGFSFVTPFGLSKRWSADFQRATAEEFTLKTFEFDTTVAYQIDDRLSLGAGIRALYSTGEIKYRREPNYRINMNGESGIYFGYLLSAALKLSDDLRAATIYRSEIKPEINGMAYGHLGLYPISTEGSVKVVLPAEWRLGISYDYSENTTVDLTYEITFWGEYKKLDINFEDPVAENNLGRPKPKNWHDSKTVRLGLKHKFNQKFTGLFGIAYDETPIPQSTQGFELPDSNGWIFSVGGLWNPKPNLELGFAYLYVQKFDRKVNNSYMNGEFSDLKAHLLNVSLGYRF; from the coding sequence ATGAAAAAGATATCCCTTACTCTAACAGGTCTTTTTGTGTTTGCGACAGCTTACGGAGCAGCATACAAAATTCCTGAGCAGTCAACAAGATCTATGGGGACATCAGCAGCTTACTTTGCAGGTGCAGACTCTGCAGATACAGCTTATTATAACCCTGCCGGTATGGTATGGATAGAAGATAAAGATAAAACCCTTATGGAATTAGGTGCAAAATATATATTCCTTCCAAGGATTAATTTTTATGGTGTGGCAAGGGATCCTCTTGGTTCAACACCTCCTGTTACAAACGCAAAAACACTAAAAGAGGAATTTGTGGTTCCTTACTTTCACTTTATCCTGCCTGCGGGAGACAGAACAAGGTTCGGTTTTTCGTTTGTAACCCCTTTTGGTCTTTCAAAACGATGGTCTGCAGACTTTCAGAGGGCAACAGCTGAAGAGTTTACGCTGAAAACTTTTGAATTTGACACAACTGTTGCCTATCAGATTGATGATAGGCTGTCTTTAGGTGCTGGTATAAGGGCACTTTACTCAACCGGAGAGATAAAGTATAGGAGAGAGCCTAACTACAGGATAAATATGAATGGAGAGAGCGGAATTTATTTTGGTTATCTTCTTTCTGCAGCTTTAAAACTAAGTGACGATCTGAGAGCTGCCACCATTTACAGATCAGAGATTAAACCTGAGATAAACGGAATGGCGTATGGTCATCTTGGTTTATACCCAATATCAACAGAAGGAAGTGTTAAGGTTGTTTTACCTGCAGAATGGAGGCTTGGTATATCTTACGATTATTCTGAAAACACAACTGTTGATCTAACATATGAGATAACATTCTGGGGAGAATACAAAAAGCTTGATATAAATTTTGAAGATCCTGTTGCTGAAAACAATCTTGGAAGACCTAAACCAAAAAATTGGCATGACTCAAAGACTGTCCGTTTAGGTTTGAAACATAAGTTTAATCAGAAATTCACAGGGCTTTTCGGTATAGCCTATGATGAAACGCCTATTCCCCAGTCAACACAGGGCTTTGAACTTCCTGACTCAAACGGCTGGATATTTTCAGTAGGAGGTTTATGGAATCCAAAACCAAACCTTGAGTTGGGGTTTGCGTATCTGTATGTCCAGAAGTTTGATAGGAAAGTTAACAACTCATATATGAACGGAGAATTTTCAGACCTAAAAGCTCATCTTTTGAATGTATCTTTAGGATATAGGTTTTAG
- a CDS encoding fatty acid--CoA ligase: MESKYPYKNFYELVQKNAEKFGKKPALFEDNQKITHRQLKEYVDSFARYLELIGVQKGDHVSILMGNSKEFIISMLAVGKLGAAAVPVNTFLKKEEIEYILDHSDSKVLITQDKFSKELVDVFQKTKIEKIIWHGDYKNFDQRNLSFEEGLTVKDYEHIKPQSDLDDTAVIIYTSGTTGRPKGVMLSYRNIFSNLINIEKVVPLSHKDRFIVYLPMFHTFTLTATVLLPLYFGSPIVIIRSILPFSNILKQTLLKRVTIFMGVPEVFNALSKAKLPWYFMWFNKLRAFVSGAAPLPESTLERMRKKFPKVPLLEGYGLSEASPVVSINRLEKQKPLSVGPPLPDYQVKIVDDELIELPEGEIGEIIVKGDNVMKGYYKDPTATEETVINGWLLTGDMGYVDEEGYIYIVDRKKDLIISKGINIYPREIEEVLTSHPEVEEAAVVGKKDETHGEIPVAFVRLTENSDLEEKDLRAFLKEKLANYKIPKAFYFVDDLPRNATGKILKRVLREKVNKGDYD; encoded by the coding sequence ATGGAAAGTAAATATCCTTATAAGAACTTTTATGAGCTTGTGCAAAAGAATGCTGAAAAGTTTGGGAAAAAACCTGCTTTGTTTGAGGATAATCAGAAAATAACCCACAGACAGCTTAAAGAGTATGTTGATTCATTTGCAAGGTATCTTGAGCTTATAGGAGTTCAGAAAGGGGATCACGTTTCAATTCTTATGGGGAATTCTAAGGAGTTCATTATTTCAATGCTGGCAGTTGGCAAGTTAGGTGCAGCTGCTGTTCCTGTGAACACATTTTTAAAAAAGGAAGAAATAGAATACATACTTGATCACAGCGACTCAAAAGTTCTGATAACACAAGATAAATTCAGTAAAGAGCTTGTTGATGTTTTTCAGAAAACAAAAATAGAAAAGATAATATGGCACGGGGATTACAAAAATTTTGATCAAAGGAATTTGTCATTTGAGGAAGGACTGACAGTTAAGGATTATGAACATATTAAACCCCAGTCTGATTTAGACGACACAGCTGTAATCATATACACATCTGGAACAACAGGAAGACCAAAAGGTGTGATGCTTTCTTACAGGAATATTTTTTCAAACCTGATAAATATTGAAAAAGTTGTTCCCTTATCCCACAAAGACAGATTTATAGTTTATCTTCCTATGTTCCATACATTTACTCTGACAGCTACAGTCCTTCTTCCCCTTTATTTTGGGTCGCCAATAGTTATAATCAGATCAATACTACCTTTTTCAAACATACTTAAGCAGACCCTTTTGAAAAGGGTTACTATTTTTATGGGCGTTCCTGAAGTTTTTAACGCACTTTCAAAGGCGAAACTTCCCTGGTATTTTATGTGGTTTAATAAACTTAGAGCTTTTGTGTCAGGGGCTGCACCCCTTCCAGAATCAACACTTGAAAGAATGAGAAAAAAATTTCCAAAGGTTCCCCTTCTTGAAGGGTATGGATTATCAGAGGCTTCTCCCGTTGTTTCAATAAACAGACTGGAAAAACAAAAACCCTTATCTGTGGGTCCTCCCCTTCCAGATTATCAGGTAAAAATAGTTGATGACGAGCTGATAGAACTGCCTGAAGGAGAGATTGGTGAGATTATAGTGAAAGGTGATAACGTGATGAAGGGCTACTATAAAGATCCTACAGCAACTGAAGAAACTGTGATCAACGGCTGGCTTCTGACAGGAGATATGGGCTATGTTGATGAGGAGGGCTACATATATATAGTTGACAGAAAAAAAGACCTGATAATATCAAAAGGTATTAATATATACCCCAGAGAGATAGAGGAAGTTCTGACATCTCACCCTGAAGTTGAGGAAGCTGCTGTCGTTGGCAAAAAAGATGAAACCCACGGTGAGATACCTGTTGCTTTTGTCAGACTGACTGAAAACTCAGATTTGGAAGAAAAGGATCTAAGGGCGTTTCTCAAAGAAAAACTGGCGAATTACAAAATACCAAAGGCTTTCTATTTTGTTGATGACCTTCCCAGAAATGCCACTGGAAAAATTCTGAAAAGGGTTCTCAGGGAAAAGGTAAACAAAGGTGATTATGACTGA